A window of the Dongshaea marina genome harbors these coding sequences:
- a CDS encoding ANL family adenylate-forming protein, translating to MINSLKNFDDKIAIVYKGNKYSYDELHSEIIKINNNVISGRIEKGDVVAILSDYSFESIALLISLHMNKNVIVPITSKHDDEINDRLKESFCNKKVIVDNGYIVDEVDSPTRHEMIDRLRDLNHSGLVLFSSGSTGKPKAMIHDFDNLVDTYKNKKSKSINILLFLMFDHIGGINTLLNALLTGATMIIPEDRGVDTVCSLMQDYKIRVLPSSPTFLNLIRISKADKRYDLSNIRMISYGTESMPEHLLVELKRIFPKAKLLQTFGTSETGIAKTSSKSSSSTLMRIDDPNLKFKIIDGELWLKSKTQVMGYLNSSMDCFTDDGWFKTGDVVEVSSDGFIKIVGRCKEVINIGGEKVLPTEIESILLEMPEISDALVKGIPNAITGQTVYTEIVLSEEGKLLDSRKLKSQIRKFCLNKIDKYKVPTKIVFCDRTNFSSRFKKMRTK from the coding sequence ATGATTAATTCATTGAAAAATTTTGATGACAAAATAGCGATAGTGTACAAAGGAAATAAATATAGCTACGATGAACTACATTCTGAAATAATAAAAATCAATAATAATGTGATCTCAGGTCGTATAGAAAAAGGTGATGTTGTTGCAATTTTGTCGGACTACTCGTTTGAAAGTATTGCTTTGCTGATATCATTGCACATGAATAAGAATGTAATTGTTCCTATTACATCCAAGCATGATGATGAAATTAATGATAGATTGAAAGAGTCATTCTGTAATAAGAAAGTTATAGTGGATAATGGTTATATTGTTGATGAGGTTGACTCACCGACAAGACATGAAATGATTGATCGATTACGTGATCTGAATCATTCAGGGCTTGTACTGTTTAGTAGTGGTAGTACTGGAAAGCCTAAGGCAATGATTCATGACTTTGATAACCTTGTAGATACTTATAAAAACAAGAAATCCAAATCAATTAATATACTTCTATTTCTCATGTTTGATCATATTGGGGGGATTAATACATTGTTGAATGCTCTGTTGACAGGGGCGACTATGATAATTCCAGAAGATAGAGGTGTAGATACTGTATGTTCTCTAATGCAAGATTACAAGATTAGGGTCTTACCGTCCTCTCCGACATTTTTAAACCTTATCAGAATTAGTAAGGCAGATAAACGTTACGACTTATCTAATATAAGAATGATTAGTTATGGTACCGAATCAATGCCAGAGCATCTATTAGTAGAGCTTAAAAGAATTTTCCCAAAGGCAAAGCTATTGCAAACATTTGGTACAAGTGAGACTGGAATTGCAAAAACTAGTTCTAAGTCATCAAGCTCAACATTGATGAGAATTGATGATCCTAATTTAAAGTTTAAGATAATTGATGGTGAGCTTTGGCTCAAAAGTAAGACTCAAGTGATGGGCTACTTAAATTCATCAATGGATTGCTTTACGGATGATGGCTGGTTTAAAACGGGAGATGTAGTTGAAGTTTCAAGCGATGGATTTATTAAAATTGTTGGCCGATGTAAGGAAGTAATAAACATCGGTGGAGAAAAGGTATTGCCAACCGAGATAGAGTCTATTCTATTGGAAATGCCTGAAATATCAGATGCACTTGTAAAAGGAATCCCTAACGCAATCACTGGGCAGACAGTATATACTGAGATAGTGCTAAGTGAGGAGGGTAAGCTCTTGGACTCGAGAAAATTGAAGTCACAAATAAGAAAATTCTGTTTAAATAAAATAGATAAGTATAAGGTTCCAACAAAAATAGTATTCTGTGATAGAACTAATTTTTCAAGCAGATTTAAGAAAATGAGGACGAAATGA
- a CDS encoding acyltransferase encodes MKIDNFDVRGEGVILAPDNVSVDGVVDIRFGSDSKIIIGDYVKFGKGVKIVSNGGDIHIGDWTTIHDNTLILSGVGVEIGQHCWFGQSCVLDGTGGLKIDDGVRVGMYSQVWSHVAAGELIEGCTLFSTNRVHLEKDVWLVGSCSVGSGVKIGCRTICLNGSNITRDLEDNIVVSGSPAKRLKGVSFYKSISLDKKMTLLNEWLCDYIESSDETLSMSIEADGKQIFVRSSTDELIIFKNYDEYLAHQGYGVVSKLCVENKVYNKSGLQLEERIVDFLRGNKARFYYNELS; translated from the coding sequence ATGAAAATAGATAACTTCGATGTGAGAGGTGAAGGAGTTATTTTAGCGCCTGATAATGTAAGTGTCGATGGTGTAGTTGATATTCGATTTGGTAGTGATTCAAAAATAATAATAGGCGATTATGTTAAGTTTGGTAAAGGTGTAAAAATAGTTTCTAATGGCGGAGATATCCATATTGGAGACTGGACTACTATTCATGATAATACCTTGATTTTATCTGGTGTAGGAGTTGAAATAGGGCAGCATTGTTGGTTTGGTCAGAGCTGTGTTCTAGATGGTACTGGAGGTTTGAAAATTGATGATGGAGTCAGGGTTGGTATGTATTCCCAGGTTTGGTCACATGTGGCGGCAGGGGAGTTGATAGAAGGCTGTACACTGTTTTCAACAAATAGAGTACATCTTGAAAAAGATGTATGGTTAGTCGGATCATGCTCTGTTGGTTCTGGTGTAAAAATAGGTTGCAGGACTATTTGCTTGAATGGTTCTAATATAACTAGAGATCTCGAAGATAATATAGTTGTTTCTGGATCTCCTGCAAAAAGATTGAAAGGTGTTTCATTCTACAAGTCAATTAGTTTAGATAAGAAAATGACGCTTCTAAATGAGTGGCTATGTGATTATATTGAATCGAGTGATGAAACACTTAGCATGTCAATTGAAGCTGATGGAAAACAGATTTTTGTGAGATCTAGTACTGACGAATTGATTATTTTCAAAAATTATGATGAGTATTTAGCCCACCAAGGCTATGGAGTTGTTTCCAAATTATGTGTCGAGAATAAGGTCTATAATAAATCTGGGCTTCAATTAGAAGAAAGGATAGTTGATTTTCTTCGTGGAAATAAGGCTCGCTTCTATTATAATGAATTAAGCTAA
- a CDS encoding DegT/DnrJ/EryC1/StrS family aminotransferase — MIPLVKVGMPDKKILMSELEKVLYSGMIAEGEKVYDFEYQFSKMFGLSNAIAMSSGTAALHASLILSGVSPGDEVITTSMTAEPTNISILHVGAVPVFADVDPLSGNLSPSSIRKKISSKTKAIIVVHYAGIPARMSEIMKISKEFNIPVIEDCAHSLGAQYDNKGIGTIGDFGIFSFQAIKHMTTVDGGFLVMKDKHLINKAKRFRWFGLEKGIPRSELNISDIGYKYNMTNVTAVIGLSQLSAIESRIARHKENGYFFDSNIPQVSGLTVPKFEKCAIPSYWLYTIFSDDYQNVQKCLNDIGVSASKLHKPNHLHSIFNASDIPLPNLDYYYKRMIHIPCGWWVKEEDRENILDALKKG; from the coding sequence ATGATACCTCTAGTAAAAGTTGGTATGCCGGATAAGAAAATTCTCATGTCAGAACTTGAAAAAGTTTTGTATAGTGGCATGATCGCTGAAGGTGAGAAAGTATACGATTTTGAGTATCAGTTCTCAAAGATGTTCGGGTTAAGTAATGCAATAGCAATGAGTAGTGGTACAGCAGCACTTCATGCCTCTTTGATATTATCTGGTGTATCTCCTGGTGATGAAGTCATAACTACGAGCATGACAGCTGAACCTACAAATATATCAATATTGCATGTGGGGGCTGTGCCAGTATTTGCAGATGTAGATCCTTTATCGGGAAATTTATCTCCATCCTCTATAAGAAAGAAAATATCTAGTAAAACAAAAGCTATCATAGTTGTTCATTATGCTGGTATACCTGCAAGAATGAGTGAAATTATGAAAATATCTAAGGAGTTTAATATTCCCGTTATCGAGGATTGTGCCCACTCTCTAGGGGCGCAGTATGATAATAAGGGGATAGGAACAATTGGAGATTTTGGGATCTTTTCATTCCAGGCGATAAAGCATATGACAACAGTTGATGGTGGATTCCTAGTTATGAAGGATAAACACCTAATTAATAAGGCAAAAAGGTTTAGATGGTTTGGCTTGGAAAAAGGCATACCAAGGTCAGAATTAAATATATCCGATATTGGATATAAGTATAACATGACGAATGTAACTGCAGTTATTGGCCTATCCCAGTTATCTGCTATAGAGTCCAGAATTGCAAGGCACAAAGAGAATGGATATTTTTTTGATTCTAATATTCCTCAAGTTTCTGGGCTAACTGTACCTAAATTTGAGAAGTGTGCTATACCTAGTTACTGGCTATATACTATTTTTTCTGATGACTATCAGAATGTTCAGAAGTGCTTAAACGATATTGGTGTAAGTGCATCCAAGCTACATAAGCCTAATCACCTTCATTCTATATTTAACGCCTCTGATATACCGCTTCCAAATTTAGATTACTATTATAAGAGGATGATTCATATTCCATGTGGCTGGTGGGTCAAAGAAGAAGATAGAGAGAATATTTTAGATGCGTTAAAAAAAGGTTAA
- a CDS encoding DegT/DnrJ/EryC1/StrS family aminotransferase: MTVKLFHTENNQLMEDISIEILRSGNIASGEYVNKFERGLESVLNQKHVVTLNNMSNAIFLALYLSGVSYGDEVITTSFACMATNSSIATLGATVRWVDLERQSVCMDPAQLELAINERTKAVILYHTSGYPAQVKIISEICRKHNIVLIEDCDNAFLATLDGINVGSFGDFSIYSFYPNRLINTLDGAALVCRDKKDAIRAKKLSRYGIDNTNFRNDLGEINSQSDIPEAGWAMGLSNYCSALGYVQLGGLGLKLERTRRNTLTLIDGLSHYSEIQIINPVAGSKPSYWTLLILCHEREALLRFLRSKNIHASSLHYRNDSYSCFVSKSNVELTNTKYIQEKILSIPCGWWLTEDDLQSIISSFAEIMPNLNKTFGPSGCI, from the coding sequence ATGACAGTCAAACTTTTTCATACTGAAAATAACCAATTGATGGAGGATATATCAATTGAAATTTTACGCTCAGGCAACATAGCATCAGGAGAGTATGTTAATAAGTTTGAAAGAGGGCTTGAATCTGTATTAAATCAAAAGCATGTTGTCACATTGAATAACATGTCTAATGCAATTTTCTTAGCATTATATCTTTCAGGGGTCTCATATGGAGATGAGGTCATAACAACTTCTTTCGCCTGTATGGCAACAAATTCATCTATTGCTACTCTAGGGGCTACAGTCAGGTGGGTTGATCTTGAGCGGCAATCTGTGTGTATGGATCCAGCTCAATTAGAGTTGGCTATTAATGAGAGAACAAAAGCGGTTATTCTATATCATACTTCAGGTTATCCTGCTCAGGTAAAAATTATTTCAGAGATTTGTAGGAAGCATAATATAGTATTGATTGAAGACTGTGATAATGCATTTCTAGCGACTTTAGATGGGATTAATGTTGGAAGTTTTGGTGATTTTTCTATATATTCATTCTACCCTAATAGATTAATAAATACGCTTGATGGGGCAGCTCTCGTATGTCGAGATAAGAAAGATGCAATTAGGGCTAAAAAGCTATCTCGGTATGGAATTGATAATACAAACTTTAGAAATGATCTTGGTGAGATCAATTCACAATCTGACATACCTGAAGCTGGTTGGGCAATGGGGCTGAGTAATTATTGCTCTGCACTTGGGTATGTCCAGCTAGGAGGTTTAGGATTAAAGCTAGAGCGTACCCGCAGAAATACTTTGACTCTTATCGATGGGCTATCTCATTATAGTGAAATTCAGATTATAAACCCTGTCGCAGGAAGCAAGCCTAGTTATTGGACATTATTAATTCTTTGTCACGAAAGAGAGGCACTACTAAGGTTTCTTAGGTCGAAAAATATTCATGCGTCTTCTCTACATTATAGAAATGATAGCTATTCTTGCTTTGTTTCAAAAAGTAATGTTGAGCTGACTAATACAAAGTACATCCAAGAGAAAATATTATCAATCCCTTGCGGTTGGTGGTTAACGGAGGATGATCTTCAATCGATAATATCTTCTTTTGCGGAAATAATGCCAAATCTTAATAAGACATTTGGGCCTTCTGGTTGTATATGA
- a CDS encoding lipopolysaccharide biosynthesis protein yields MNKKSIKRLFSMGLLFFSKTGNVLVGIFFLPLYNRLLGAEQFGLVAIILSFQAFLMMLDFGMSTIVNRDIAASEVTTREALSTIDAAETLLSILYFCLLLLVLIVFIISPREVIDLIDALGVVCLFLSLVLINVSQSALLGCQSYYLASVIQITGVLFRASITLLFLFFLNSDIKVFIFSQLSVSIVHLIFVRYFCRAKIMQRQFSLSDFFPRVNLADVVKLAKRGKPLLFFGIAGASVTQLDKPIISHFMSPSDVVPYFLAGSLCMAPISVLAGPVSQYFQPIVINRFSLLDQDKVIKTVRMFTLFLISATFIPTLFLFIFREEIINLWLGRGNSSIAMVISYTSVLLPGVAIGALGYIPNTLLITAQDFKFQAKLSSILTIITLLCVLFFSINNNIMYVCFSYASYYLLSTTIAWIRALNISQIRMCAIESSKVSLALTLFFIFFLLASTLLIR; encoded by the coding sequence ATGAATAAAAAATCTATCAAAAGGCTCTTTAGCATGGGCCTGCTTTTTTTTAGTAAAACTGGCAATGTACTTGTCGGAATATTTTTTCTTCCTTTATATAATCGCCTTCTAGGCGCTGAGCAGTTTGGTCTTGTTGCGATAATTTTATCATTCCAAGCATTCTTAATGATGCTAGATTTTGGTATGTCAACGATTGTAAACAGAGATATCGCAGCAAGTGAGGTTACGACTAGAGAGGCTTTATCGACGATTGATGCTGCCGAAACGTTATTGAGTATTTTGTATTTCTGTTTGCTTCTACTTGTTCTTATTGTATTTATTATATCTCCCAGGGAAGTTATTGATCTAATTGATGCATTAGGCGTCGTATGTTTATTCCTTTCTCTCGTTTTAATTAACGTCTCACAGTCTGCCTTGCTAGGATGTCAATCTTATTATTTGGCGAGTGTAATTCAGATAACAGGGGTTTTATTTAGGGCATCAATAACATTATTGTTTTTATTTTTTCTTAATTCAGATATTAAGGTCTTTATTTTTTCACAGTTAAGCGTCAGCATAGTCCATTTGATCTTTGTAAGATATTTTTGTCGGGCCAAGATTATGCAAAGGCAGTTTTCTCTGAGTGATTTTTTTCCAAGAGTTAATTTAGCTGATGTCGTAAAATTGGCTAAAAGAGGAAAGCCGCTTCTATTTTTTGGGATTGCAGGAGCATCAGTTACACAATTAGATAAGCCGATTATATCTCACTTCATGTCGCCTAGTGACGTTGTTCCATATTTTCTCGCTGGTTCTCTTTGTATGGCTCCTATTTCAGTTTTAGCCGGTCCTGTGTCACAATATTTTCAGCCGATTGTTATAAATAGATTTTCACTTCTTGACCAGGATAAGGTAATTAAAACGGTAAGAATGTTTACCCTGTTCCTTATTTCCGCAACATTCATTCCTACTTTATTTTTATTTATTTTTAGAGAAGAAATTATCAACTTATGGTTAGGTAGAGGAAATAGTTCTATTGCTATGGTTATTAGCTATACATCAGTATTACTTCCTGGTGTTGCAATAGGTGCATTAGGTTATATTCCGAATACTCTTCTCATAACAGCGCAAGATTTTAAGTTTCAAGCAAAGTTGTCATCAATTTTGACAATAATTACCCTTTTGTGTGTTTTGTTTTTTTCAATTAACAATAATATTATGTATGTGTGTTTTTCTTATGCATCTTATTATTTGTTATCAACCACAATCGCTTGGATAAGAGCTCTGAATATAAGTCAGATCCGAATGTGTGCAATTGAGTCCTCAAAGGTATCGTTGGCTTTGACTTTGTTTTTTATTTTTTTTCTATTGGCATCAACGTTGTTAATAAGGTAG
- a CDS encoding polysaccharide biosynthesis protein, translating into MFKDKTLMITGGTGSFGNTVLNRFLNTDVKKIIIFSRDEKKQEDMRIRLSNNKVKFHLGDVRDYNSVYRAMKGVDYIFHAAALKQVPSCEFYPMQAVYTNVSGTENVLNAAIDNKVKRVVLLSTDKAVYPINAMGISKAMAEKVLIAKSRALSSETVLCATRYGNVMASRGSVIPLFIEKILANQPITITDPSMTRFLMSLEDSVDLVIHAFKNGKQGDIFVQKAPACTIHDLAIAIKELFNPHAETKIIGTRHGEKLFESLVSREEMAKSIDMGRYYRIPADNRDLNYDKYILDGDVDQNTIDDYTSHNTNQLSIPEIKDLLLTLPEVKAYLNN; encoded by the coding sequence ATGTTCAAAGATAAAACTCTAATGATTACAGGCGGGACAGGATCGTTCGGCAATACTGTTCTTAATCGTTTCTTAAATACTGATGTAAAGAAAATAATTATTTTCAGTCGAGATGAAAAGAAACAGGAAGATATGCGAATTCGTCTTTCAAATAATAAGGTTAAATTTCACTTAGGAGATGTCAGAGATTATAATAGCGTTTATAGAGCAATGAAAGGCGTTGATTATATTTTTCATGCTGCAGCTTTGAAGCAAGTACCATCGTGTGAGTTTTATCCAATGCAGGCTGTTTATACAAACGTTTCAGGAACTGAAAATGTGCTAAATGCGGCTATTGATAACAAAGTGAAACGCGTTGTTTTGTTAAGTACCGATAAGGCTGTTTATCCAATAAATGCTATGGGTATATCGAAAGCAATGGCTGAGAAAGTACTCATAGCAAAATCTAGGGCATTATCAAGCGAGACAGTACTATGTGCAACTCGATATGGGAATGTCATGGCGTCTAGAGGATCAGTTATTCCATTATTCATTGAAAAAATCTTGGCCAATCAGCCCATTACTATTACTGATCCATCTATGACGAGATTTCTTATGTCTTTAGAAGACTCTGTAGATCTAGTTATTCATGCTTTCAAAAATGGAAAGCAAGGTGATATTTTTGTCCAAAAAGCACCAGCCTGTACTATTCATGATCTTGCTATAGCAATTAAAGAACTATTTAATCCTCATGCCGAAACCAAAATTATTGGAACTAGACATGGTGAGAAGTTATTTGAATCTCTTGTTTCAAGAGAGGAGATGGCAAAATCTATTGATATGGGGAGATATTATCGAATCCCTGCTGATAATAGAGATCTGAATTATGATAAGTATATATTGGATGGTGATGTAGATCAAAACACTATAGATGACTATACATCACATAATACGAACCAGCTTTCAATACCCGAAATAAAGGATCTACTACTTACTTTGCCTGAAGTAAAGGCATATTTGAATAATTAA
- a CDS encoding glycosyltransferase family 2 protein, translating to MKSTISIIVPSRNRQELLLDLINKFDMNIPDGCEIIIHDNSDEKLTVNIKQKERLFYIYESTQLSVGQNFSSPIDHAKGKYIGFIGDDDLVDFRALSKIIEILEGNDYDSIFSPIYNILFLSGTETKWTGVFNDTTLIAPNVVGRALIKLIDSVSRLTSRFSNFWIFTPDLWVTPKGYFGIFNQEMFSKKNSNFKRPIFLSPDSFMIGRLRESQRVLFFNKQVFVPGTSKTSTSNLSNKKLHIGRISEQKHFDKYDLEVLPIDTPDSFLPEVIWMASYCAGCGQRKIGANRLYLLKDYIWLKYRANIEINVDNYNISFLERTFIKMKAVSIFSLNRFMVTLLISARYLFSRRKYYDAD from the coding sequence TTGAAATCTACGATATCTATAATAGTACCATCAAGAAATAGACAAGAACTATTGCTTGATTTAATTAATAAATTTGACATGAATATTCCTGATGGCTGTGAGATTATAATCCATGATAATTCTGATGAAAAGTTAACTGTCAATATTAAGCAGAAAGAAAGGCTGTTTTACATATATGAGTCAACACAATTATCTGTAGGTCAGAATTTTTCTTCTCCAATAGATCATGCAAAAGGGAAATATATAGGGTTTATTGGGGATGATGATTTAGTAGACTTTAGAGCTTTGTCAAAAATTATAGAAATATTAGAGGGAAATGATTATGATTCAATTTTTTCCCCTATATATAATATATTGTTTTTGTCGGGGACGGAAACAAAGTGGACTGGAGTTTTTAATGATACAACTTTGATAGCTCCAAATGTGGTAGGCAGGGCTTTAATCAAATTGATTGATTCTGTCTCAAGACTAACATCAAGGTTTAGTAATTTTTGGATATTTACTCCTGACCTATGGGTTACACCTAAAGGATATTTTGGTATTTTCAACCAAGAAATGTTTTCTAAAAAAAACTCTAATTTTAAGAGACCTATATTTCTATCTCCTGATTCTTTTATGATTGGGAGGTTAAGGGAGTCTCAAAGAGTGTTATTTTTTAACAAGCAAGTGTTTGTCCCTGGAACATCTAAGACATCGACTAGCAATCTCAGTAATAAGAAGTTACACATAGGGCGTATATCAGAACAAAAGCATTTTGATAAATATGATTTAGAAGTGTTACCAATTGATACTCCTGACTCATTTCTTCCTGAAGTGATTTGGATGGCCTCATACTGTGCTGGTTGTGGTCAAAGAAAAATCGGTGCTAATAGACTTTACCTTTTAAAAGATTATATTTGGCTAAAATATAGAGCAAATATTGAAATTAACGTGGATAATTACAATATTTCATTTCTAGAGCGAACGTTCATTAAAATGAAAGCCGTATCTATTTTTTCTTTGAACAGGTTTATGGTGACACTGCTAATTTCGGCGAGATACCTCTTTTCAAGAAGAAAATACTACGATGCTGATTGA
- a CDS encoding glycosyltransferase: MIIFFSLGSHFSGGGIVLHQIVSNLTDKGVKTKISQPLIFSKGGRVTRFMIRIIQIIWLLIWPIFTFSSKKKYVITHSLFLCNPFVFFIPKNRIYFLCQGEELNLIQGAIGCILRRIYDLSIKRFLFLSTNEYLYSTIKNKGCDVIRPSVYLGPKDVFYSNESHEIKARKVIVFARSGHNKGLIDALEVADNSDSNIDFTFITPENKIYNNLTSKGYNCVCSIDASVIQSIISKSSLLLLPSFYEGLSLPLLEALAMKVEVITFSKGFPEWFSKTNKHVHFISNRNLKVTVDTIRKLMNNNVSYYEPFISSNKYCFERYCNEVSEILSS; encoded by the coding sequence ATGATTATATTTTTTAGCTTGGGAAGTCACTTTAGTGGTGGAGGGATAGTGCTACATCAAATAGTCAGTAATCTTACGGATAAAGGTGTTAAAACTAAGATATCTCAACCACTTATATTCTCTAAGGGGGGCAGGGTTACTCGATTCATGATAAGAATAATACAGATTATCTGGTTGCTGATTTGGCCGATATTTACGTTTAGTAGCAAGAAAAAATATGTTATTACACATTCACTATTTTTATGCAATCCTTTTGTTTTCTTTATTCCAAAGAATAGGATTTATTTCCTATGCCAAGGTGAGGAGCTAAACTTAATTCAAGGGGCTATAGGGTGTATATTAAGGCGTATATATGATCTTAGTATAAAAAGATTCCTTTTTTTATCAACAAACGAGTATCTGTATTCTACAATAAAAAACAAAGGTTGCGATGTGATTAGACCATCTGTCTATCTAGGGCCAAAGGATGTGTTTTATTCAAATGAATCTCATGAAATAAAAGCTCGGAAGGTAATAGTTTTCGCTCGTAGCGGGCATAATAAAGGCCTTATTGATGCATTGGAAGTTGCTGATAACAGTGATTCAAATATTGATTTTACTTTTATTACACCAGAAAATAAGATTTATAATAATCTAACTTCAAAAGGCTACAATTGCGTTTGCTCTATAGATGCCTCAGTTATCCAGTCTATCATTTCTAAGTCGTCACTACTACTTTTGCCTAGTTTTTATGAGGGCTTGTCTCTTCCTCTTTTAGAAGCATTGGCCATGAAAGTTGAAGTTATTACTTTTTCAAAGGGATTTCCAGAGTGGTTTTCGAAGACTAATAAGCATGTTCACTTTATTTCGAATAGAAACCTAAAGGTGACAGTAGATACAATCAGAAAATTAATGAATAATAATGTGAGTTATTATGAGCCTTTTATATCAAGTAATAAGTATTGCTTCGAACGATATTGCAACGAAGTTTCAGAGATCTTATCTAGTTAA
- the rfbB gene encoding dTDP-glucose 4,6-dehydratase: MKFLISGGAGFIGSAVIRHIILNTEDLVLNADKLTYAGNLKSLTEISQSERYQFAHLDICDRNGLDTLFAEYQPDAVMHLAAESHVDRSISGPADFIETNIIGTYTLLEAARSYWNQLSGERKPSFRFHHISTDEVYGDLHGTDDLFTEETSYAPSSPYSASKASSDHLVRAWQRTYGLPTIVTNCSNNYGPYHFPEKLIPLVILNALEGKALPIYGKGDQIRDWLYVEDHARALYQVVTQGEIGETYNIGGHNEKRNLEVVETICDLLAELCPLAENPSAQHLDSYRDLITFVADRPGHDHRYAIDALKIERELGWVPQETFESGIRKTVEWYLSNQKWVEDVKSGAYQSWIDTNYGERN, from the coding sequence ATGAAATTCTTAATAAGCGGTGGTGCTGGATTTATTGGTTCAGCTGTTATTCGTCATATTATATTGAATACTGAAGATCTTGTTCTTAATGCAGATAAGCTTACCTATGCGGGCAATCTTAAATCATTGACTGAGATTTCACAATCAGAGCGCTATCAGTTCGCTCATCTTGATATCTGCGATCGCAATGGACTTGATACGCTTTTCGCAGAGTATCAGCCTGATGCTGTGATGCATCTAGCGGCGGAGAGTCATGTGGATCGCTCGATCTCTGGGCCTGCCGATTTTATCGAAACAAACATCATTGGTACCTATACCCTGCTGGAGGCTGCTCGCAGCTACTGGAATCAACTATCTGGCGAGCGCAAACCTAGCTTTCGTTTCCACCATATCTCGACCGATGAAGTGTATGGCGATCTCCATGGTACCGATGATCTCTTCACGGAAGAGACGTCCTATGCGCCGAGCAGTCCCTACTCTGCCTCTAAAGCATCCAGCGATCACCTGGTTCGGGCTTGGCAACGTACCTATGGGCTGCCAACCATAGTCACCAATTGCTCGAACAACTATGGACCCTATCATTTCCCTGAAAAGCTAATTCCTCTGGTGATCCTAAATGCGTTGGAGGGTAAGGCTCTGCCTATCTATGGCAAGGGTGATCAGATCCGGGATTGGCTTTATGTTGAAGATCATGCCAGAGCACTCTATCAGGTGGTGACCCAGGGTGAAATTGGTGAAACTTATAACATCGGTGGACACAATGAGAAGCGCAATCTTGAGGTGGTTGAAACCATTTGTGATCTTCTGGCTGAATTGTGTCCGCTAGCAGAGAACCCTTCAGCCCAACATCTTGATTCATACCGGGATCTCATCACCTTTGTTGCGGATCGACCCGGTCATGATCACCGTTATGCCATTGATGCCTTGAAGATTGAACGAGAATTGGGCTGGGTGCCCCAGGAGACTTTTGAGTCAGGGATCCGTAAAACCGTAGAGTGGTATCTAAGTAATCAGAAGTGGGTCGAGGATGTAAAAAGTGGCGCCTACCAGAGCTGGATTGATACAAATTATGGAGAGCGCAACTGA